The Pantoea nemavictus genome includes a region encoding these proteins:
- a CDS encoding tRNA(Met) cytidine acetyltransferase TmcA → MSLIEPTAAMQRAGIRRLSVIAGEADWARQQASQWRAELQGDWLTLSDSDDLPHAVAPTALRTLLGREFQHAIFDARKGFHAEAFAALAGTLRAGSWLLLLTPAWKSWPTQTDADSLRWADVAEPIATPHFIHHLQSLLLDDAQVMLQRQHQPVRYPADIDLPEWHCQAPQQQAQILQQLETMPAGVAVITAARGRGKSALAGMLAQQNQHCLVTAPGKVSTEVLADFAGEHFRFMAPDAILALEQAPPAQWLIVDEAAAIPTPLLQQLVQRFPRVLLTTTVQGYEGTGRGFMLRFCATLPDVRYFQLDEPLRWAPNDPLEQWLTQALLFEDAQESRVNADVAIFPATPQQNFSALEAGYRLLASAHYRTSPLDLRRMLDAPGMRFWLAGEGEHITGALWLVEEGGLDQALAEAIWAGYRRPRGNLVAQSLAAHAGFAQAATLRSQRISRIAVQAAQRQCGIGKALVATARQQARGCDYLSVSFGYTESLWHFWRACGFTLVRMGSQREASSGCYAAMAMLAMTAKGEGLQQQAAQRLARDWPWLQQIIELPLSLANDDSQLLNDDDWALLAGFAWAQRPFEASYAVLQRLVRHASTPLLHAILLQKQSLSSAAQNAGLSGRKALLHKLRSEVAEALIQLNPDAAPQTPSLQ, encoded by the coding sequence ATGTCCTTGATTGAACCGACGGCGGCGATGCAGCGTGCAGGCATTCGCCGCCTGAGTGTGATTGCTGGCGAAGCGGATTGGGCCCGGCAGCAAGCCTCGCAATGGCGAGCGGAGTTGCAAGGCGATTGGCTGACGCTCAGCGATAGCGATGATTTGCCGCATGCGGTCGCGCCAACCGCATTGCGCACGTTACTGGGCCGTGAATTCCAGCACGCGATATTTGATGCACGTAAAGGTTTTCATGCCGAAGCCTTCGCGGCGCTGGCGGGAACCTTGCGTGCAGGCAGCTGGTTATTGCTATTGACGCCCGCCTGGAAAAGCTGGCCAACGCAAACGGACGCTGACAGCCTGCGTTGGGCCGATGTCGCCGAACCGATCGCCACACCGCATTTTATCCATCATCTCCAATCTCTTCTGCTCGACGATGCGCAGGTAATGTTGCAGCGTCAGCATCAACCTGTGCGTTATCCCGCCGACATTGATCTGCCCGAATGGCACTGCCAGGCACCACAGCAGCAGGCGCAAATCCTGCAACAGCTCGAAACGATGCCTGCCGGCGTCGCGGTGATCACCGCCGCGCGCGGTCGCGGCAAATCTGCATTGGCGGGCATGCTGGCGCAGCAGAATCAGCACTGTTTAGTAACGGCGCCCGGCAAAGTCTCAACCGAGGTGCTGGCCGATTTTGCGGGTGAGCATTTCCGCTTTATGGCACCGGATGCCATTCTGGCGCTGGAACAGGCGCCGCCGGCGCAATGGCTGATTGTCGATGAAGCGGCAGCGATTCCCACGCCGCTGTTGCAGCAGCTGGTGCAGCGTTTTCCGCGTGTGCTGCTCACCACCACCGTGCAAGGGTATGAAGGCACCGGACGCGGTTTTATGCTGCGCTTCTGCGCCACCTTGCCCGATGTCCGTTACTTCCAGCTCGACGAGCCGTTGCGTTGGGCACCCAACGATCCGCTGGAGCAGTGGCTCACTCAGGCGTTGCTGTTTGAGGATGCGCAGGAAAGCCGCGTAAACGCCGACGTCGCAATTTTCCCGGCGACACCACAGCAAAACTTTTCTGCGCTGGAAGCGGGTTACCGCCTGCTGGCCAGCGCGCACTACCGCACGTCACCGCTGGATTTACGCCGCATGCTGGATGCACCTGGCATGCGTTTTTGGTTAGCCGGAGAAGGTGAACACATCACCGGCGCGCTGTGGCTGGTGGAGGAGGGCGGATTAGATCAAGCGCTAGCAGAAGCGATATGGGCGGGTTACCGCCGGCCGCGTGGCAATCTGGTGGCGCAATCGCTGGCGGCGCATGCAGGTTTTGCGCAGGCGGCGACGCTGCGTTCACAACGCATTAGCCGGATTGCGGTGCAGGCGGCACAGCGCCAGTGCGGTATCGGCAAAGCTTTAGTCGCAACGGCACGCCAGCAGGCGCGGGGCTGTGATTATCTTTCGGTTAGCTTCGGCTACACCGAATCCCTGTGGCACTTCTGGCGCGCCTGCGGTTTTACGCTGGTGCGGATGGGTTCGCAGCGCGAAGCCAGCAGCGGCTGCTATGCCGCGATGGCGATGCTGGCGATGACTGCAAAAGGCGAAGGGCTACAACAGCAGGCAGCGCAGCGCCTGGCGCGCGACTGGCCGTGGCTGCAGCAGATCATTGAACTGCCGTTATCGCTGGCAAACGATGACAGCCAATTGCTCAATGATGACGATTGGGCGCTGCTGGCGGGTTTCGCCTGGGCACAGCGCCCTTTTGAAGCCAGCTATGCGGTGTTACAGCGTCTGGTGCGCCACGCTTCTACACCCTTGTTGCATGCCATTCTGCTGCAAAAACAGTCGCTGAGCAGCGCGGCGCAAAATGCGGGACTTAGCGGGCGCAAGGCGTTGCTGCACAAGCTGCGATCTGAGGTTGCCGAGGCCCTGATTCAGCTCAATCCTGACGCGGCACCGCAGACCCCTTCGTTGCAATAA
- a CDS encoding neutral zinc metallopeptidase: MRWQGRRESDNVEDRRNDSPGIGSGGGRQIRIPRGKGGLILLVVVAVAGYYGYDLTALLEGGGSVAPTSQQRQVNTAQSNEDAKFTSVILATTEDTWSKLFQQMNKQYVPPKLVMYRGATRTNCGTGQSAMGPFYCPADQTVYIDLSFYDDMKTKLGAGGDFAQGYVIAHEVGHHVQKLLGIEPKVRQMQQGASQAQANQLSVKMELQADCFAGVWGHYMQQQNILEVGDLQEALNAAEAIGDDRLQQKGQGRVVPDSFTHGTSQQRYTWLKRGFDSGDPGQCNTFASK; this comes from the coding sequence ATGCGCTGGCAAGGGCGTCGTGAAAGCGACAATGTAGAAGATCGACGCAATGATTCACCGGGCATTGGCAGCGGTGGCGGACGGCAAATCCGCATTCCGCGCGGCAAAGGTGGCCTAATCTTGTTAGTGGTTGTCGCTGTTGCAGGCTATTACGGCTACGACCTCACCGCGCTGCTGGAAGGCGGCGGTAGCGTCGCGCCAACTTCGCAGCAGCGTCAGGTGAACACCGCGCAGAGTAATGAAGATGCCAAATTCACCTCGGTGATTCTGGCAACCACGGAAGATACCTGGAGCAAGTTGTTCCAGCAGATGAACAAACAGTACGTGCCGCCGAAACTGGTGATGTATCGCGGTGCGACGCGCACCAATTGTGGTACCGGCCAATCGGCGATGGGGCCGTTTTATTGCCCGGCCGATCAAACCGTGTATATCGATTTGTCGTTTTACGATGATATGAAAACCAAACTCGGTGCCGGCGGCGATTTTGCGCAGGGCTATGTTATTGCCCACGAAGTTGGCCATCACGTACAAAAACTGCTCGGTATTGAGCCGAAAGTACGCCAGATGCAGCAGGGCGCGAGTCAGGCGCAGGCTAATCAACTGTCGGTGAAGATGGAGCTGCAGGCTGACTGCTTTGCTGGTGTTTGGGGCCATTATATGCAGCAGCAAAATATTCTCGAAGTTGGCGATCTGCAGGAAGCGCTAAATGCGGCAGAAGCCATTGGCGACGATCGCCTGCAGCAAAAAGGTCAGGGCCGCGTGGTGCCGGACAGCTTCACGCACGGTACATCCCAGCAGCGTTACACCTGGCTGAAGCGCGGTTTCGATAGCGGCGATCCCGGTCAGTGCAACACCTTCGCTAGCAAGTGA
- the purC gene encoding phosphoribosylaminoimidazolesuccinocarboxamide synthase, translating into MQKRAELYRGKAKTVYSTDNPDLLVLEFRNDTSAGDGARIEQFDRKGMVNNKFNHFIMTKLQEAGIPTQMEALLSDNEALVKKLEMVPVECVVRNRAAGSLVKRLGVEEGIVLNPPLFDLFLKDDAKHDPMVNESYCETFGWVSKANLARMQELTFKANDVLSKLFDDAGLILVDFKLEFGLFNGEVVLGDEFSPDGARLWDKNTMDKMDKDRFRQSLGGLVEAYEEVAQRLGVKLD; encoded by the coding sequence ATGCAAAAGCGAGCTGAGTTGTATCGCGGTAAAGCGAAAACCGTATACAGCACCGATAATCCGGATCTGCTGGTACTTGAATTCCGCAACGATACGTCAGCAGGAGACGGTGCACGAATCGAGCAGTTTGATCGCAAAGGGATGGTAAACAATAAGTTCAACCATTTCATCATGACCAAATTGCAGGAAGCGGGCATTCCGACCCAGATGGAAGCGCTGCTGTCGGATAACGAAGCGCTGGTGAAAAAGCTGGAGATGGTGCCGGTCGAGTGCGTGGTGCGCAACCGTGCGGCAGGATCGCTGGTAAAACGTCTGGGCGTGGAAGAGGGCATTGTGCTCAATCCACCGCTGTTTGATCTCTTCCTGAAAGATGACGCCAAACACGACCCGATGGTGAACGAATCCTATTGCGAAACCTTTGGTTGGGTGAGCAAAGCCAATCTGGCACGTATGCAAGAGCTGACCTTTAAAGCCAACGACGTGCTGAGCAAGCTGTTTGATGACGCGGGCTTAATCCTGGTCGACTTCAAGCTGGAGTTTGGTCTGTTCAACGGCGAAGTGGTGCTGGGCGATGAGTTCTCGCCAGACGGCGCGCGCCTGTGGGACAAAAACACCATGGACAAAATGGACAAAGACCGTTTCCGTCAGAGCCTCGGCGGCCTGGTTGAAGCGTACGAAGAAGTCGCCCAGCGTTTGGGTGTGAAGCTGGATTAA
- the bamC gene encoding outer membrane protein assembly factor BamC, giving the protein MSYSVKRSTLATVVGLSTLMLLTACSNDQRYKRQVSGDESYLQAPELQDLKAPAGMILPLQNGDYDVPHSVAKGAVGKELDIRPPAQPLALLNGTRAQFTGNTGVLAVESSRGSIWSQVVGVVQSYKFPIAQRDDASQQLTTDWVQWNRADEDNQYRGRYQISVQNQSYQQVLTVRLLELQQSGQAVTSPAQIQRYTGQMLNDISTGLDKVDSASQDAAANRATGQIDVQSGADDTGLPLLILRAPFNVTWQRLPAALKRVGMEVTDDNRSQGSLKVTYKQPGSGVWDEIGAKDPELPNGDYKLQVGDLDNRSSLQFIDPKGHVLTQTQNDALVSVIQGALK; this is encoded by the coding sequence ATGAGTTATTCAGTTAAGCGCTCGACGCTGGCAACGGTAGTGGGCCTTTCCACCCTGATGCTGCTAACAGCGTGTTCCAACGATCAGCGTTATAAGCGCCAGGTCAGCGGCGACGAATCTTACCTGCAGGCGCCTGAGCTGCAGGATTTAAAAGCGCCCGCCGGCATGATTCTGCCACTGCAGAATGGTGATTACGATGTTCCGCATAGCGTCGCCAAAGGCGCAGTTGGTAAAGAGCTGGATATTCGTCCGCCAGCCCAGCCGCTGGCATTGCTGAACGGCACGCGTGCGCAGTTCACCGGTAACACCGGTGTGCTGGCCGTGGAAAGCAGCCGGGGTTCGATCTGGTCGCAAGTGGTTGGCGTAGTCCAGTCTTACAAGTTCCCGATTGCGCAGCGTGATGATGCTTCACAGCAGCTGACTACCGATTGGGTGCAGTGGAACCGTGCTGACGAAGATAACCAGTATCGCGGTCGCTATCAGATCAGCGTGCAGAATCAGAGCTATCAGCAAGTGCTGACGGTACGTCTGCTCGAACTGCAGCAGTCAGGTCAGGCCGTCACTTCTCCGGCGCAGATCCAACGCTATACCGGCCAGATGCTGAACGACATCAGCACCGGTCTGGATAAAGTGGATTCTGCCAGCCAGGATGCCGCAGCAAACCGTGCTACCGGACAAATTGATGTCCAGAGCGGCGCGGACGATACCGGTTTACCGCTGTTGATTCTGCGTGCACCGTTCAACGTGACCTGGCAGCGTTTGCCAGCGGCGCTGAAACGCGTGGGCATGGAAGTCACTGACGACAACCGTTCGCAGGGCAGCCTGAAAGTCACCTACAAACAGCCGGGCAGCGGCGTGTGGGATGAGATCGGTGCGAAAGATCCGGAATTACCAAACGGCGATTACAAATTGCAGGTTGGCGATCTGGATAACCGCAGCAGTCTGCAGTTCATCGATCCGAAAGGTCACGTGCTAACCCAGACGCAGAATGATGCGCTGGTATCAGTGATTCAAGGCGCGCTGAAATAA
- the dapA gene encoding 4-hydroxy-tetrahydrodipicolinate synthase: protein MFTGSIVALITPMNEKGNVCRESLKKLIDYHVASGTAAIVSVGTTGESATLSHDEHGDVVMQTLELADGRIPVIAGTGANATAEGISLTKRFTGSGVVGCLTVTPYYNRPTQEGLFQHFKAIAESTDLPQMLYNVPSRTGCDMLPETVARLAEIKNIIGIKEATGNLSRISQIQELVNDEFIIVSGDDATALDSMQLGGKGVISVTANIAAREMVELCALAQQGKFAEARRLNQRLMHLHQTLFCEPNPIPVKWAAKQLGLIADDTLRLPMTPLTEAGQAKTAQALIKAGLR from the coding sequence ATGTTCACCGGAAGTATTGTTGCGCTCATTACGCCAATGAATGAAAAAGGTAATGTCTGCCGCGAAAGTCTAAAAAAACTGATTGATTATCATGTTGCCAGCGGCACCGCGGCGATTGTTTCTGTTGGCACCACCGGCGAATCAGCCACGCTCAGCCATGACGAGCACGGTGATGTAGTAATGCAAACCCTGGAACTGGCTGATGGCCGTATTCCGGTTATCGCTGGCACCGGCGCCAATGCCACAGCTGAAGGCATCTCCCTGACAAAACGCTTTACCGGCAGCGGTGTTGTGGGCTGTTTAACGGTGACGCCTTACTACAACCGTCCAACCCAGGAAGGCTTGTTCCAGCACTTTAAAGCCATTGCGGAAAGCACCGATCTGCCGCAGATGCTGTATAACGTTCCTTCGCGTACCGGTTGCGACATGCTGCCGGAAACCGTCGCGCGTCTGGCCGAAATTAAAAATATTATCGGGATCAAAGAGGCTACCGGGAACTTATCGCGCATCTCACAGATCCAAGAGCTGGTTAATGATGAGTTCATCATCGTCAGCGGTGATGACGCCACGGCGCTGGACTCCATGCAACTGGGCGGCAAAGGCGTCATTTCGGTAACGGCTAATATTGCGGCACGTGAAATGGTTGAACTCTGTGCGTTGGCGCAACAGGGCAAATTCGCCGAAGCGCGTCGCCTGAATCAGCGTCTGATGCATTTGCACCAGACGCTTTTCTGTGAACCCAATCCAATCCCGGTGAAATGGGCAGCAAAACAGCTAGGATTAATCGCGGATGACACGCTGCGCTTGCCAATGACGCCACTGACCGAAGCGGGTCAGGCGAAAACGGCTCAGGCGCTGATTAAAGCGGGTCTGCGATAA
- a CDS encoding glycine cleavage system transcriptional repressor: MSQSQPHHLVITALGVDRPGIVNTITRHVSSCGCNIEDSRLAMLGDEFTFIMLLSGSWNAITLIESTLPMKGAELELLIVMKRTNARATPPMPATVWVQVEVPDSPHIIERFTDLFDKHQMNIAELVSRIKPSQDGVAPTLYIQMTAHSPANPVSAPIEQAFNQLCEELHAQGSIRLYSVTDDANSSV, from the coding sequence TTGTCGCAGTCACAGCCTCACCATCTGGTGATCACCGCACTGGGCGTTGATCGTCCGGGTATCGTCAATACCATCACCCGCCACGTCAGTAGCTGCGGCTGTAATATCGAAGACAGTCGTCTGGCGATGCTCGGTGATGAGTTCACCTTCATCATGCTGCTCTCCGGCAGCTGGAATGCGATAACCCTGATTGAATCTACGCTGCCAATGAAAGGTGCCGAGCTGGAGTTGCTGATTGTGATGAAGCGCACCAACGCACGCGCTACGCCACCGATGCCCGCCACCGTGTGGGTGCAGGTTGAAGTCCCGGATTCTCCGCACATCATTGAGCGCTTCACCGATCTGTTCGATAAACACCAGATGAATATCGCCGAATTGGTCTCGCGGATTAAACCGTCGCAGGATGGCGTAGCCCCGACGCTCTATATTCAAATGACGGCGCACAGCCCGGCCAATCCGGTCAGCGCCCCTATCGAGCAGGCTTTCAATCAGCTGTGCGAAGAACTGCATGCACAAGGCTCAATTCGTCTTTATAGTGTGACCGACGATGCCAACAGCAGCGTTTAA
- the bcp gene encoding thioredoxin-dependent thiol peroxidase — MNPLKAGDTAPKFSLPDQDGEQVNLADFQGQRVLVYFYPKAMTPGCTVQACGLRDNMDELKTEGVTVLGISTDKAEKLSRFADKEMLNFTLLSDEDHQVCEQFGVWGEKTFMGKTYDGIHRISFLIDGEGKVEKVFDDFKTSNHHDIVLDYLKSA, encoded by the coding sequence ATGAATCCACTGAAAGCCGGTGATACCGCACCGAAATTTAGCTTGCCCGATCAGGACGGCGAACAAGTAAATTTGGCCGACTTCCAGGGACAGCGCGTTCTGGTCTATTTCTATCCGAAAGCCATGACGCCGGGTTGCACCGTTCAGGCCTGCGGTCTGCGCGACAACATGGATGAGTTGAAAACTGAGGGTGTCACAGTACTGGGCATCAGCACCGATAAAGCCGAGAAGTTGTCGCGCTTTGCCGATAAAGAGATGCTGAACTTCACGTTGCTATCCGATGAAGATCATCAGGTGTGTGAGCAGTTTGGCGTGTGGGGTGAGAAAACCTTTATGGGTAAAACCTACGACGGCATTCACCGCATCAGCTTCCTGATCGATGGCGAAGGCAAGGTAGAGAAAGTGTTCGACGATTTCAAAACGTCTAACCACCACGACATCGTGTTGGATTATCTGAAATCAGCCTGA
- a CDS encoding AI-2E family transporter: MLALLYQWYKRRFSDPQAIGLLVILLAAFCILFFLSGLLAPLLVALVLAYLLEWPTVRLQRAGCSRTWATSAVLVVFAGILLVMVLIVAPVAWQQGINLTRDLPNMLNKLYLFAAGLPKRYPALVDAGIIDIIVENLRSRLTGLGESLVKYSLASLVGLMTLMIYLVLVPLMVFFLLKDKEQMLSAVRRVLPRNRGLAGVVWQEMNQQITNYIRGKVLEMVAVGFVTWLAFLMLGLNYSLLLAVLVGISVLIPYIGAMVVTLPVIGVGLFQWGLGSDFWTMIAIYLVIQALDGNVLVPILFSEAVNLHPLVIILSVVIFGGMWGFWGVFFAIPLATLVKAVVHAWPETPALDGPRVE, encoded by the coding sequence ATGCTCGCTCTGCTTTATCAATGGTACAAACGCCGCTTCAGCGACCCGCAGGCTATCGGCCTGCTGGTGATTCTGCTGGCGGCGTTTTGTATTCTGTTCTTCTTAAGCGGTTTACTGGCGCCGCTGCTGGTGGCGTTAGTGCTCGCCTACCTGCTTGAGTGGCCAACGGTACGCCTGCAGCGCGCCGGTTGTAGCCGCACCTGGGCCACCAGCGCGGTGCTGGTGGTGTTCGCGGGCATCTTATTGGTGATGGTGTTGATTGTGGCGCCGGTGGCCTGGCAGCAGGGCATTAATCTGACCCGCGACTTGCCCAATATGCTGAATAAACTCTATCTCTTTGCCGCTGGCTTGCCGAAACGTTATCCGGCACTGGTTGATGCTGGCATCATCGACATCATCGTGGAGAATCTGCGCAGCCGCCTGACTGGTTTAGGCGAATCGTTGGTGAAGTATTCACTAGCGTCGCTGGTGGGCTTGATGACGCTGATGATCTATCTGGTGCTGGTGCCGCTGATGGTGTTCTTCCTGCTGAAAGATAAAGAGCAGATGCTGAGCGCGGTGCGTCGCGTGCTGCCGCGCAATCGCGGTTTGGCGGGCGTGGTGTGGCAAGAGATGAATCAGCAGATCACGAACTACATTCGCGGCAAAGTGCTGGAGATGGTGGCGGTAGGCTTTGTAACCTGGCTGGCGTTTCTGATGCTGGGCCTCAACTATTCGCTGTTGCTGGCGGTGCTGGTAGGAATTTCAGTACTGATTCCCTATATTGGCGCGATGGTGGTGACCCTTCCGGTGATTGGCGTTGGCCTGTTCCAGTGGGGACTAGGCAGCGATTTCTGGACCATGATCGCCATCTATCTGGTGATTCAGGCGCTGGATGGCAACGTGCTGGTGCCGATTCTGTTCTCTGAAGCGGTGAATCTGCATCCGCTGGTGATCATTCTGTCAGTGGTGATTTTTGGCGGGATGTGGGGATTTTGGGGCGTGTTCTTTGCGATTCCGCTGGCAACGTTGGTAAAAGCCGTGGTGCATGCCTGGCCTGAAACACCGGCGCTTGATGGGCCGCGAGTAGAGTAA
- a CDS encoding sensor domain-containing diguanylate cyclase — protein MLTRLRPKTDLRTLIALLAITSIVITLANALYATWRVQRMVLIESTLEANRAYATKLAATTEVFFQLAQSQLHYSATQLGNDFDDDDLAQQEVNRLREQTNSFNSVAVVDSNGIVKAISPESLMLKGMRLTSQSSREALAQRQPMVSRPSISAANNLIVFVSWPIWSKDGRYLGYVGGTIYLKKKSILNALLGEQFYRDGTQVYVMDRNNQVLYHQNSQLIGKSAPAIISERQRQQQTNGEVQLSEEGKAKLAGYAIVPTTGWMVVALKPTDATLAPLSGLLLKVLKNSVPFALLTLLVAVILARLIALPLWQLARKASQMDSQGVSTEIGGIRAWYFEAAQVKRALLTGIGLVQDKIGRLKSEVQTDPMTNLLNRRGLSAVLDYFSTMRQPFSVLALDIDHFKRVNDTFGHDVGDEVIKHVARTLRHSARQTDVVCRNGGEEFLMLLPATSVEDARILAERVRISIAENWIDQVGNVTLSVGIADWQPDGGAQEQSLKQADAALYQAKNAGRNCVMISGQDALVSSITH, from the coding sequence ATGCTAACGCGCCTGCGGCCAAAAACTGACCTGCGCACGCTGATCGCGCTGTTAGCAATCACCAGCATCGTCATCACGCTCGCCAATGCGTTGTACGCCACCTGGCGCGTGCAACGTATGGTCCTGATCGAAAGCACCCTCGAAGCTAATCGCGCTTACGCCACCAAACTGGCCGCCACCACGGAAGTCTTCTTTCAGCTGGCTCAGTCGCAGCTGCACTACAGCGCGACGCAGTTAGGCAATGATTTTGATGATGACGATCTGGCGCAGCAGGAAGTGAATCGCCTGCGTGAGCAAACCAACAGCTTTAACTCGGTTGCGGTGGTCGACAGTAACGGTATCGTGAAGGCGATTTCACCGGAATCGTTGATGCTGAAAGGCATGCGTCTGACCAGCCAGTCTTCGCGAGAAGCGTTAGCGCAGCGTCAGCCGATGGTCAGCCGACCCAGCATTTCCGCCGCTAACAACCTGATTGTGTTTGTCTCCTGGCCAATCTGGAGCAAAGACGGGCGCTATCTTGGCTATGTGGGCGGTACTATCTATCTGAAAAAGAAAAGCATCCTGAACGCGCTGCTCGGCGAACAGTTCTATCGCGACGGCACCCAGGTTTACGTTATGGATCGTAATAATCAGGTGCTGTATCACCAGAATAGCCAGCTGATTGGCAAAAGTGCGCCAGCCATCATTAGCGAGCGCCAGCGCCAGCAACAAACCAACGGCGAAGTGCAGTTAAGCGAAGAGGGCAAAGCCAAACTGGCCGGTTATGCCATCGTGCCCACCACCGGCTGGATGGTGGTGGCGTTGAAACCGACCGATGCCACGCTGGCGCCGCTCTCTGGCTTGTTATTAAAAGTGCTGAAAAACTCGGTGCCGTTCGCGTTGCTGACCTTGCTGGTGGCGGTGATTTTGGCGCGGCTGATTGCCTTGCCGCTGTGGCAGCTGGCGCGTAAAGCCAGCCAGATGGATTCGCAGGGCGTATCAACTGAGATTGGCGGCATTCGCGCCTGGTATTTTGAAGCGGCGCAGGTGAAGCGCGCGTTGCTGACCGGCATTGGTTTAGTGCAGGACAAAATTGGCCGGCTGAAATCTGAAGTCCAGACCGATCCGATGACCAACCTGCTCAATCGCCGCGGTTTAAGCGCCGTGCTCGACTATTTCTCTACCATGCGCCAACCGTTTTCCGTGCTGGCGCTGGATATCGATCACTTCAAACGCGTCAACGATACCTTTGGTCATGATGTGGGTGATGAGGTGATCAAACACGTGGCGCGCACCTTGCGTCACAGCGCACGGCAAACCGATGTGGTGTGCCGTAACGGCGGGGAAGAGTTTCTGATGCTGTTGCCCGCCACCTCGGTTGAAGATGCGCGCATTCTTGCCGAACGCGTGCGTATCAGCATCGCGGAAAACTGGATTGATCAGGTTGGCAATGTCACGCTGTCGGTGGGGATTGCTGACTGGCAGCCGGATGGCGGGGCGCAGGAACAGAGCCTCAAGCAAGCCGATGCCGCGCTCTATCAGGCGAAAAATGCCGGGCGCAACTGCGTAATGATCTCCGGTCAGGATGCGTTGGTGAGTAGTATTACGCATTAA
- a CDS encoding DsrE family protein — MRPASYIVIAALAGFVGGNVLQLPELIDKVSDKFADKKSEPADFWSTPAIAGYGKIHFVSVPDYNPANTPGLSNKIVFQINRNEGDVRQPNLGLERVARVTNLYYAAGVPLNQLKFVVSINSDAVPAALNNEQFRKTYGTDNPNLKLIDELRSAGVKVTICDQSVAFHQLERDWIDTRVTHTLSSGTTVASLQNEGYAFLML, encoded by the coding sequence ATGCGTCCAGCATCCTATATTGTTATCGCGGCACTGGCAGGTTTTGTCGGCGGTAATGTGTTACAGCTTCCGGAACTGATTGATAAAGTCAGCGACAAGTTTGCAGATAAAAAGAGCGAGCCCGCCGATTTCTGGAGCACGCCCGCCATTGCCGGTTACGGCAAAATCCACTTTGTGAGTGTGCCGGACTACAATCCGGCCAACACGCCGGGTTTAAGCAACAAAATCGTCTTCCAGATCAACCGTAATGAAGGGGATGTTCGCCAGCCGAATCTCGGTCTGGAGCGCGTTGCGCGCGTCACCAACCTCTACTACGCAGCGGGCGTTCCACTGAATCAGCTGAAGTTTGTGGTGTCGATCAACAGCGATGCGGTACCCGCGGCGCTAAATAATGAACAGTTCCGCAAAACCTACGGCACCGATAACCCGAACCTCAAGCTAATTGATGAGCTCAGAAGCGCGGGCGTCAAGGTAACCATTTGCGATCAGTCGGTAGCATTCCATCAGCTGGAGCGCGACTGGATCGATACCCGCGTTACCCACACGCTGTCGAGTGGCACCACCGTGGCTTCGCTGCAAAACGAAGGTTACGCTTTCCTGATGTTGTAA
- a CDS encoding DsrE family protein: MRSVVTYALIAIVGGFVGATVSKGDDLYQRVVSHFSAEPADPDGFWSTPAVEGYGKIHYEADAAFKPVIGLSNKVVFQITRSEGDMKRPNLGLERVARVVNLYIASGVPADDLHFVVSVTGDATPAMLDNAHFQQFYKADNPNLALIGALNKLGVKVSVCDQSVAFHHFPKAWIDQSVIHALSSPTTVSTLENQGYALLQM, from the coding sequence ATGCGTTCTGTTGTCACATACGCCCTCATCGCCATTGTGGGTGGATTTGTGGGCGCCACCGTGAGCAAGGGTGATGACCTGTATCAGCGTGTTGTGAGCCATTTTTCTGCCGAGCCAGCCGATCCGGACGGTTTCTGGAGTACACCCGCCGTGGAGGGCTACGGCAAAATCCATTATGAAGCGGACGCCGCCTTTAAGCCGGTGATTGGCTTGAGTAACAAAGTGGTATTCCAGATTACCCGCAGCGAAGGGGATATGAAGCGGCCGAACCTCGGTCTGGAGCGCGTCGCGCGCGTGGTTAATCTTTATATCGCCTCTGGCGTGCCGGCTGATGACCTGCACTTTGTCGTCTCGGTCACCGGTGACGCCACTCCGGCGATGCTGGATAACGCGCATTTCCAACAGTTCTATAAAGCAGATAACCCTAATCTGGCGCTGATAGGCGCACTGAATAAGTTGGGCGTGAAGGTATCGGTGTGCGATCAGTCGGTGGCATTCCATCACTTCCCGAAAGCGTGGATCGACCAATCGGTGATTCATGCGCTCTCCAGTCCGACCACCGTGTCGACGCTGGAAAATCAGGGTTATGCACTCTTACAGATGTAA